The stretch of DNA CCCACAAAGAGGGGTGTCCCGAACCTGGCGCTGTGCCTCCAGATCTGCCTTGTTCCCGACCAACACGACGGGGAAGTCATCACGGTCCTTGACCCGGAGAATCTGCGTGAAGAGCTTGCCCACCTCGTTGAAACTGCGAGTGAAGCCAGAGGCATGAGATCTAGCTAGCTGCGGAGCCCAGGTcctccccacacccacccactGCTCCGCCACCGGCAACCCGTCACCTCTGCCGGTCATTAATGGCAAACACCAGCAGGAAGCCATGGCCGGCACGCATGTACTGCTCTCTCATGGCCCCGAACTCCTCCTGGCCCGCAGTGTCCAGGACtgcagagacagggagaggggcCATTGTGGGGACCAGGCTCCCCCCAGTCACCCCCAAGAGCCCTCAGCCCCCGCTGACACCACCCCCATCCATTATCCATCCCCGCCGCCCTCACTGTCCAGCCGGGCCGGGATGCCATCCACACTGCAGATCTTCGTGTAGGAGTCCTCAATAGTGGGGTCGTAGTCAGACACGAAGTAGGACTGGCAGGATGGGGAGAGGATAGTTATTGCAGTGCCCTGGCAGACAGGACAAAGCCCTGCCCCTGGGATGCCTCTCTcagtctctgtccctctctctctaaATGTCTGTCCCCATTGCTGGGTCTCTGCCCCctttctctgggtctctgttctctgtctctctgagtcttttttttcgactgagtctcgctctgtcgcccaggctggagtgcagtggtgcgatctcggctcactgcaagctctgcctcctgggttcacaccattctccttcctcagcctcctgagtagctgggaccacaggcacatgccaccacgcccagctaattttttctatttttgagtagacatggggtttcaccatgttggccaggatggtctcgatctgctgaccttgtgatccacctgcctcggcctcccaaagtgctgggattacaggcgtgagccaccgcgcccggccttttttttttttttttttttttttttgagatagagtttcgctcttgttgcccaggctggagtgcaatggcacggtctcagctcactgcaacctccccctcccgggttcaagcgattctcctgcctcagcctcccaagtagctgggattacaggcatgcaccatcatgcccggctcattttgtatttatagtagagatgtgttggtcaggctggtctcgaactcctgacctcaggtgatccgccctcctggacctcccaaaatgctgggattactggcatgagccaccgtgccccgccctgtccttctctctctctaaatGTCTGTCCCTGTTTCTGGGTCTCTGCCCCCttttctctgggtctctgtcccctgTGTCTGAGTCTCTATTtccctctctctgggtctctgtccccttCTCTTTGGGTAGCTGCTCCCCTGCCCCCCTTTCCCTGCCTCCCACCAGTCTTCTTCTCTCTGAGTCACTCCTGGTCCTCTCTTTCTGGTATAAGGTACATGTCCCACATCATGATTACAtcctagctgtgtgacactgaacaaatcacttcccctctctgagcctcagttcctcagtttcttcatttgaaaaaggAGGCTAAGAACAGCACTACACTCCATCCGGCACCGGCGAGATTCAGAGCAAATCCCTGTTAAATATTGAATGTATCGGTTATCGGAGGCGTTATTGTCCAGACTGCCTGTTTatatctctccctcctcttctgcctcctccctctcttcttccttctcccctgtCCCCTCCTCCTGCTCAGGCGGCCTCCAGCGTCTCCTCCCAGGGGAAGGTCCCGGTTCCAATCCGGCTGCGGAGAGGCTGCCCCACCCTCGGGCCCCggcccctcccttcctgcctgggTCCTGCCCGCTGCCAGCCAGGCCTTAGGCCAGCTCTGGGACTGCCTCTGGGTGCAAGGGGCCCAGGGCTGGGGCTTTTCTCTACACAAGAAGGGCTCCCTCCCAGGCCCTTGCTGGGGTcttttggtgggggtggggtggaggtgtCCTGGGGCCCCAGGGCCTCTGCAGTAGCATCTCAGGCGGAGACACTTTTCTAGGATTTCTTTGAAGCAGGGAGGACCTCCCTCAGGAATGGGGAGGTTTCCTGGGTAGGGGTGGAGTTTCAGGAAAGAAGGGGTGATTTGGAGGCTAGGGGTCTGAATACTGCATCTGTCAGTTACAGGGGTGCTTGGTGAGGGCTTGCCCTGGAGGGAGGCTATAAGGACCAGGCCCTGGGAGGGATTGTGGCTCTGGGGGTAGTTAGGGGCGGGACCTCAGAGCACAGCGTGAGAAGCTCAGGGCTGAGAACTGGGGGCCAGCCCCAAGGTGGCGCAGGGGTTTTGGGAGGTTATAGTATATACAGTCTTAGAAACACTGAGTTCATTTATGGGGTCAGAGAAACTCCCAAGGAGTAGGTCTTTCTGGGGGTGCCAAGAATCTGGGGGCTTCTTCTTTGAGATTATTTGAGAGCTATCCAGGGTTTCTGAGAGGGGCTCAGGGAGTTGCAGTGGAGAAAGCACGGGATGGAGGAGGGGCTGGTTTtccttgggggtggggtgggatagTGGAGGTTTGGGTCTTGAGGAATGGGGGATTGTCAGGACTTGGGGTCTTGGGAGATTTCTGGAATGGCCAAGGGGCAGGATCTCTTTTTAAATCTCGGGTTGGAAAGCAGGACTGTCTTAGGGCTGGGTAGTCCCAGAAGAGTCTCAGGGCCAGGGTCTGTGTAGAATTTCTAGGTTCTGGGGGCGGTCATGGAAGGGGCTAAGAATCGAACGTGGGGACGGGCAAGgtagctcacgccagtaatcctagcactttgggaggccaaggcaggccgatcacgaggtcaggagttcgagaccagtctggctaatatggtgaaaccctgtacctactaaaaaatacaaaaattagccaggcgtggtggcatgcacctgtagttccagctacttgggaggctgaggcaggagaattgcttgaacccaggaggcagaggttgtagtgagccaagatcgtgccactgcactccagcctgggggacagagcgagactccgtctcaaaaaaaaaaaaaaaaaaaacagaatgtggGAGAATCTCAAAGGTGTTGGGCACTGGCGTTCTCCCAGAAAGGTTCTCAATGGCTTAGAGGGGAAGTTGGAGACTGGGATTTGGGGGAGATAGGGCTCAGAGTGGTGGAAGGTGGCACCGAGGGCGTGGTGGGGGGGCCTGGGAGTGCTTAGGGTCCGAATGGGGTGAGTGTTCTATATTTAGCATGCTCCCAGGAGGTGCTCAAAGCCAGGTCAGCAGGTAAGCGGGGTCTGGGGCACTGGGGGAGGGAATGGTGGGTCTCAGGATGCGAGTGCAGAAGGAAGGCTCCCCTGTGCAGGGGATGGAGGCTCTCCAAGAGTTTAGGTTACAATCTGTGGGGATCTTTTAAGATTAGAGGGCCTTATAGGAGGGTCTCAGTGACGGGTCAAGGGGGAAAAGAGGTCTCGGGGATCCCCCCAAGGGCTCAGTTCTGGGTCCCGGGGACACCCTCCCGGGTGAGGGCCCACTACCTGGATGAACTGGATGGTCAGCGCGCTCTTGCCCACGCCGCCGCCGCCCACGACCACCAGCTTGTGTGTCTCGCTGGGCGGGGGGTCCCCGGGCCCAGGTCCCCCGCCCCGGGGCCGCCCCCGCCCTGTCCCGGACGCCGCCCCGCTGCTCATGTCGCCACCGCTGCTGCTGCCTTCGCTACCGCCTGCGGGGGAGCCGGGCGGGACCCGGGGGGGCGGGCTACGCTAATGAGGCTACTGCATAATCATGAGCTCTGGCGAGGAAGGCTCGCGTCTCGGCACACTTAAGGAGGGGGACGGGCCAAAGAAAGGGAGGAGCTATGTTAATAAGGGAAAGGAAACGGGATTCGCTGCGAAGGGGAATTCCGAATGAGGCGGGGCTATGCTAATGGAGACCTGTGCTCGCCCCGAGCGGCGCCACGCGCTCTCAGCGGGAGGGCGGTCTGTGGGCGTGGCTATGctaatataaatttattctttcagcaGACGGGGCCGGAGGCTCGCCAGGGGAGGGGTTATGCAAATAAGGACCCCTGTGACACTGCTGTTTGGGGCATGGTCTCTGAGGCCTTAGTATGGTAGGCGGGGCTCGTCGACTCGCGCGCGCGGCCGTATATAGGGCGCTCCGAAGCAGCAGCAGGTTTTGAGGAGAAGCTCCACCTCCCTCCTGGGATCCTAGCCAAGCTTTCGACCCGGGCGTCTGGGTTAGAGTCTACAGTCTCCGCCTGCTAAGGGACCCAGGCTTCCGGTTCCCGCTGTCCCAGCCAAGCGGAAGACAAACTGGGAGGAGAGTGGGGCCCTAGAGGGGGACAGCGGGGTAACGGGGCAGGGAGGGGCCGTGAGATCACTGCATTCCTAATCCATGAGCCAGCTCGCCCAAGTTGGGATGCCTGGGTCATGAAGAGCCTGGGGCCAGGATTTCTGGGTCTTGAAGGAGGAGGAAGCCGAGGGCCCAGACTCCTGGGTCCCTAGGAGAAAATGGGCTGGAGATGTGGACTCCTGGGTCCTGGGGAGGAGGGTGTCAGGGAGGAAGGCGTCTGGGGTCCTCAGTTCGGTAAAGGAGGGAGCTGAGGACCTGGACTCTTAGGTCCAGGGGTTGGAGAGGCTGGGGACCCAGGATTCTGGGTCTGAGTGAGGCCACTGGGTTGGGGGGACCCGAATTCGTATGTGAGAGCTTGAGACCAGGACTAGTCTGGGAGACCTACTCTTGGGTCTGAGGAAGGAAGAATCAGACTCCTGAGTCCAAGGGAAAAGGGAAGTAGGAGTCTGGACTCTGCTCTGAGTGAGAGGATTGGGAATTCAGACTTCTCTGTACTGAATGAGGCGGCTATGGGGTCGGGCTTCTAGGttctaagtttatttttatttatttatttttgagcggAGTTTCCTTCTTgtagcccatgctggagtgcaatggcgcaacctccgcctcctgggttcaagcgattctcctacctcagcctcccgagtagctgggattacaggcgttagccaccacgcccggctaatttttgtatttttagtagagactgggtttcaccgtgttggtcaggctggtcttgaactcctgacctcaggtgatccgcctgcctcggcctcccaaagtgctgggattacaggcgtgagccaaccgcgcccggcttatttttattttttagagacggggcctccttatgttgcccaggctggcctacaACTTCTAGGCTGAagcgatccttccgcctcagtctcccgagtgggACTACGGTGTGCGCCACTGCATCCCGTCTGGTTCTAAATTTAGGGGGACCTAGAGGATCTGGATTCTGAGAGCCCCAGAATGTGGGTAGGACAACATCCAGCGAGTCGTGCTCACTCCGCCGAACTACAATTCCCTTGCATCTATTCTGTTTTGTGCCTTTTACGTCACCTCCTGTTCCGCCACCCTTTCCGCGCGCGCGCAGGGCACTGTGGGGCGTCATCGCGGGCTACCGCGGCCCCGCCCACTTCACCTCTCACCCCACTAGCTGTCCCCGCGCGACAGAGGCGGTGCGCGGACTACGCCTCCCGGCGTGCATCGCGCGGACCCCGCCCCATGTGTCCCATTGGCTTCTGGGAAACCGAGTCCGGGTGCGTTTCCGCCGGCCTTCACGGCGCCGTGCTCGGTACTTGAAATCCCGGCAAGCTCGGCGGCGCTTTAGCTCCGCCTCTCTCCTCCTTTGCTGACGAACCCCGCCCCAGCCTGCCCCGCCCCGCGCCGGGGCCGGAGCCGCAGCCCGAGCGGCGGGGTAAGATGGCGGCGGCGGTCCGGGCCGCGGGGCTCGGGCCTATTGGGGTGGGCGGGGCGGAGTTGGGTCGCTCGTTGTCCCGGGGTCCTCCCCACAAGCCACGGGTCCTGGAGGGCTTCATGGGGCGGTCTCGGGCCCGGCAGCTGCGGCGAAACCTGGCGCCGAGAGGGGGGCCTTCTCAGGGCCCTGGGACGCATCCGTGGGTTCCTGGGGGCGTCAGTGGGGCGTCTCCGAGAGGACTGGGGGCGTCCCTGGGCCTAGACCGAGCCTAAGGCCTGCCCTCCATCATATAGCTGGCCTGGATCGTGTCTGTAGACACTGTAGATTGTCTTTATGGGCTGACCGGGGACTAGGGTCTGGTTAGAGGGTTCTGGGGCCATCTTGAGATCTTGAGATATATCCCAGGGGTGAAGGAGGGTCTGCAAGACCTGAGGAGTATCTTCAGAGCCATCTAGAGCGCCTGGGGTATGTCTGTTAGGGCTGGAAAGAGTCTACCTGGGCTGGCCTGAGGATGCAACTGGTCTGCATAGGTCTGGGGCCATTTATCAGGCCTAGAATAACTGCCAAGGGCTAGGAAGTCTTAGAGCCCC from Rhinopithecus roxellana isolate Shanxi Qingling chromosome 12, ASM756505v1, whole genome shotgun sequence encodes:
- the RRAS gene encoding ras-related protein R-Ras isoform X1, which gives rise to MSSGAASGTGRGRPRGGGPGPGDPPPSETHKLVVVGGGGVGKSALTIQFIQSYFVSDYDPTIEDSYTKICSVDGIPARLDILDTAGQEEFGAMREQYMRAGHGFLLVFAINDRQSFNEVGKLFTQILRVKDRDDFPVVLVGNKADLEAQRQVPRSEASAFGASHHVAYFEASAKLRLNVDEAFEQLVRAVRKYQEQELPPSPPSAPRKKGRGCPCVLL
- the RRAS gene encoding ras-related protein R-Ras isoform X2, coding for MSSGAASGTGRGRPRGGGPGPGDPPPSETHKLVVVGGGGVGKSALTIQFIQSYFVSDYDPTIEDSYTKICSVDGIPARLDISTRWASSSRRFSGSRTVMTSPSCWSGTRQIWRHSARSPDQKHLPSVPPTTWPTLRPRPNCVSTWMRLLSSWCGLSGNTRNKSSHPALPVPPGRRAGAAPASSCSPGKREATSTSSRDQLPSHLAV